From Brachionichthys hirsutus isolate HB-005 chromosome 16, CSIRO-AGI_Bhir_v1, whole genome shotgun sequence, a single genomic window includes:
- the zgc:195001 gene encoding tripartite motif-containing protein 16, which translates to MPAPKKAGKLPPYEPDVPEPTTRADFLKHWVPLSLDDKTAQKLLWISEGGTKVARTTDAVCPYPNRPERYDHSPQVLCKENLLGHRGYWEVDYEGWVVMGLVCEDTPRKGTEGSCGMGENGGSWGTGWSGSCYQVWHNGENVDVKLPFAATLGVYIDQPAGVIKFLLVEGEAEEEKEVRQIHKFKFNSQEKIYAGFWVGTNSYCHLRKQDQ; encoded by the exons CGAAGAAAGCAG GAAAGCTGCCGCCGTACGAGCCCGACGTCCCCGAACCCACCACCAGGGCCGACTTCCTGAAAC attgggttcctctctctctggatgataaaacggctCAGAAACTCTTGTGGATCTCAGAAGGCGGGACGAAGGTGGCCCGCACCACCGACGCCGTCTGCCCCTACCCCAACAGGCCTGAGAGATACGACCACTCCCCACAG gTGCTGTGCAAAGAGAACCTGCTGGGCCATCGGGGGTACTGGGAGGTGGATTACGAGGGCTGGGTGGTGATGGGCCTGGTCTGCGAGGACACGCCCCGCAAGGGAACGGAAGGCTCCTGCGGCATGGGGGAGAACGGCGGCTCCTGGGGCACCGGCTGGTCCGGCTCCTGCTACCAGGTCTGGCACAACGGCGAGAACGTGGACGTGAAGCTGCCCTTCGCCGCCACCCTGGGCGTCTACATCGACCAGCCGGCCGGCGTCATCAAATTCCTGTTGGTGGAGGGGGAGgccgaggaggagaaggaggtgcgGCAGATCCACAAGTTCAAATTCAACAGCCAGGAGAAGATCTACGCTGGGTTCTGGGTCGGCACCAATTCATACTGCCACCTACGGAAACAGGACCAGTGa